Proteins encoded within one genomic window of Paucidesulfovibrio longus DSM 6739:
- a CDS encoding class II aldolase/adducin family protein, which translates to MQRLVAKYEAKLLRAGLADPERPPLVAGLDDELVWNPAALAPDAAPLRAALEPLFDALSINSLVLLRPAEPYATIMDLLAREALDGPGAAEKACITPEDCETRTFLHDLPVRAKTDAIPLAQALGTRKCCVVPGLGVLATGTVSPEQGFVTVSSACFACFVLFFSRYLRDLRADSLRPGWRSAFSRVRALLPPLRTVLPDLAPGPFDDRESALAAMAEAGRATVDYGLVDSYFGNVSCLLPQDSGGLLLISQTGSSLDELEGHIDPCPLDGSSTACLTASSELSAHQRSYAADAAIRTILHGHPRFAVILSMDCARADADDCAVRRAGQCHIRCPEPRTLDAPDAMGVRIVPGEVGTGPTGLCNTLPPALAGRGSAVVHGHGVFAAGKIDFREAFAGLLHIENACRRAYFAKIETALATRPSKEDT; encoded by the coding sequence ATGCAGCGACTCGTAGCCAAATACGAAGCCAAGCTCCTGCGCGCCGGACTGGCCGACCCCGAACGCCCACCGCTCGTCGCGGGCCTGGACGACGAACTTGTCTGGAACCCCGCCGCCCTGGCTCCGGACGCCGCTCCGCTGCGCGCCGCGCTGGAACCCCTTTTCGATGCGCTGAGCATCAACTCCCTGGTCCTTCTGCGGCCTGCCGAACCCTACGCCACGATCATGGACCTGCTGGCCCGCGAGGCGCTGGACGGACCAGGAGCCGCAGAGAAGGCGTGCATCACCCCGGAAGACTGCGAAACGCGGACCTTCCTGCACGATCTGCCCGTGCGCGCCAAGACGGACGCCATCCCCCTGGCGCAGGCGCTCGGCACCCGCAAATGCTGCGTCGTTCCCGGCCTGGGCGTGCTGGCCACGGGCACGGTCAGCCCGGAACAAGGCTTCGTCACGGTCAGCTCGGCCTGCTTCGCCTGTTTCGTGCTCTTCTTCTCCCGCTATCTGCGCGACCTGCGCGCCGATTCCCTCCGGCCCGGCTGGCGCTCCGCGTTTTCGCGGGTCCGCGCCCTGCTCCCCCCCCTGCGCACGGTCTTGCCCGACCTCGCCCCCGGTCCCTTCGACGACCGCGAAAGCGCGCTGGCCGCCATGGCCGAGGCAGGGCGAGCCACCGTGGACTACGGGCTGGTGGATTCCTATTTCGGCAACGTCTCCTGCCTGCTCCCGCAGGACAGCGGCGGACTGCTGCTCATCTCCCAGACCGGCAGCTCCCTGGACGAACTGGAAGGCCACATCGATCCCTGCCCCCTGGACGGCTCGTCCACGGCCTGCCTGACCGCCTCCAGCGAACTCTCGGCCCACCAGCGCAGCTATGCGGCGGATGCGGCGATCCGCACCATCCTGCACGGCCATCCCCGCTTCGCGGTGATCCTTTCCATGGACTGCGCCCGCGCGGATGCGGACGACTGCGCGGTGCGCCGGGCCGGGCAGTGCCACATCCGCTGCCCGGAGCCCCGGACGCTGGACGCCCCGGACGCAATGGGTGTACGCATAGTACCGGGCGAAGTGGGCACCGGCCCCACCGGACTCTGCAACACCCTGCCCCCGGCCCTGGCCGGGCGCGGCAGCGCCGTTGTCCACGGCCACGGCGTGTTCGCAGCGGGCAAGATCGACTTCCGGGAAGCCTTCGCCGGCCTGCTGCACATCGAAAACGCCTGCCGCCGCGCGTACTTCGCAAAGATCGAAACCGCCCTGGCAACGCGGCCCAGCAAGGAAGACACATGA
- a CDS encoding type 1 glutamine amidotransferase, translated as MKIKTLMHVPFEGPAAIADWAAEGGHSLDETHLFDGARLPEQGEFDLLVCMGGPMGAADDEQYPFLPPERALLAETVRLGKPVLGICLGAQLLSLALGGALSRNRMPEIGVFPVQLSEKAQELELFKGFPESFDVLHWHGDTFSIPAGATLAASSVACAHQAFVHGKNAVGLQFHIEATPASLERMIEHCCDELQEADFVQSAETLRAHAPALAAMNPLLFGLLDRLAATAKQG; from the coding sequence ATGAAGATCAAAACCCTGATGCACGTTCCCTTCGAAGGCCCGGCAGCCATAGCCGACTGGGCCGCCGAGGGCGGACACTCCCTGGACGAGACGCACCTCTTCGACGGGGCGCGCCTGCCGGAACAAGGCGAATTCGACCTGCTCGTGTGCATGGGCGGCCCCATGGGCGCTGCGGACGACGAGCAATACCCCTTTTTGCCGCCGGAGCGCGCCCTCCTGGCCGAAACGGTCCGCCTGGGCAAGCCCGTGCTCGGCATCTGCCTGGGCGCGCAGCTGCTCTCCCTGGCGCTGGGCGGCGCGCTCAGCCGCAACCGCATGCCGGAAATCGGGGTCTTCCCAGTGCAGCTCAGCGAAAAAGCGCAGGAACTGGAACTCTTCAAAGGCTTTCCGGAATCCTTCGACGTCCTGCACTGGCACGGCGACACCTTTTCCATTCCGGCAGGGGCCACGCTGGCGGCCTCTTCCGTGGCCTGCGCCCACCAGGCGTTCGTCCACGGCAAAAACGCCGTGGGGCTGCAATTTCACATCGAGGCCACCCCGGCCAGTCTGGAACGCATGATCGAGCACTGCTGCGACGAGCTGCAGGAAGCGGACTTCGTGCAGAGCGCCGAAACCCTGCGAGCCCACGCACCGGCCCTGGCCGCCATGAACCCGCTGCTCTTCGGCCTGCTCGACCGGCTGGCCGCCACGGCGAAACAGGGCTGA
- a CDS encoding Tex family protein: MTESHINRMAGELSLPEAGVRAVLRLLEDRATIPFIARYRKEATGSLDEVAVAAVRDRNEQLVELDKRRAAVLKSLDERELLTDELRGAVEAAPDLPALEDIYLPYRPKRRTRATMARERGLEPLAARLFRQEEFDPAAEAEKHVSPDRDVPDVEAALAGARDIVAEWLSEDARVRKALRALYERRAALRTALARGKKAEDPECARFRDYFEYEEPLSRIPSHRALAAFRGEAEGALSLSLRPGDEEAVELLRRGVLKKRNKAAAQVDAAIADAWKRLLGPSLENEFRKELKERADRQAIAVFASNLRELLLAAPLGPRRVLALDPGFRTGAKVAALDAQGSLLEHATVYPTRGRADAERAAEALRALAARCRIDAVAIGNGTASRETEEFVRGLDLRTPEGRAVDVIVVNEAGASVYSASETARKEFPDLDLTVRGAVSIGRRLMDPLAELVKIDPKSIGVGQYQHDVDQPALRRALDEVVQSCVGAVGAEANTASPDLLRAVPGIGPAVADNIVAHREANGPFKTRRELLKVKGLGPKAFEQCAGFVRVGGGPEPLDASAVHPERYGLVREMAARLGCTVEQLMNNAEQRKKIRIEDFVDGDVGLPTLRDILAELEKPGRDPRASFEVFRFADVHELSDLEPGMVLPGIVTNVTAFGAFVDVGVHQDGLVHVSQLADRFVRDPAEVVRAGQQVRARVLEVDPARKRIALSMKGLGK; the protein is encoded by the coding sequence ATGACCGAATCCCATATCAACCGCATGGCCGGGGAGCTTTCGCTTCCCGAAGCCGGGGTGCGCGCCGTTCTCCGCCTGCTGGAGGACAGAGCCACCATCCCGTTCATCGCCCGCTACCGCAAGGAGGCCACTGGCTCGCTGGACGAGGTGGCCGTAGCCGCCGTGCGCGACCGCAACGAGCAGCTCGTGGAGCTGGATAAACGCCGCGCCGCCGTGCTCAAATCCCTGGACGAGCGCGAACTGCTCACGGACGAGCTGCGCGGAGCCGTGGAAGCCGCGCCGGACCTGCCCGCGCTGGAAGACATCTACCTGCCCTACCGCCCCAAACGGCGCACCCGCGCTACCATGGCCCGCGAACGCGGCCTGGAACCGCTGGCCGCGCGCCTCTTCCGGCAGGAGGAGTTCGACCCCGCGGCAGAGGCCGAAAAGCATGTCTCCCCGGACCGGGACGTGCCCGACGTCGAGGCCGCCCTGGCCGGAGCGCGGGACATCGTGGCCGAATGGCTCAGCGAAGACGCCCGCGTGCGCAAGGCGCTGCGCGCCCTGTATGAACGCCGGGCCGCCCTGCGCACGGCCCTGGCGCGCGGAAAAAAGGCCGAAGACCCGGAATGCGCCCGCTTTCGCGATTATTTCGAATACGAGGAGCCGCTTTCGCGCATTCCCTCGCACCGCGCCCTGGCGGCCTTTCGCGGCGAGGCCGAAGGCGCGCTCTCGCTGAGCCTGCGGCCCGGCGACGAGGAAGCCGTGGAACTGCTGCGCCGGGGCGTGCTCAAGAAGCGCAACAAGGCCGCCGCCCAGGTGGACGCGGCCATTGCCGACGCCTGGAAGCGTCTGCTCGGCCCCTCCCTGGAAAACGAGTTTCGCAAGGAACTCAAGGAACGCGCGGACCGCCAGGCCATCGCGGTGTTCGCCTCCAACCTGCGCGAGCTGCTCCTGGCCGCGCCCCTGGGACCGCGCCGCGTGCTGGCCCTGGACCCCGGCTTCCGCACGGGAGCCAAGGTCGCCGCGCTCGACGCGCAAGGCTCGCTGCTGGAACACGCCACAGTCTACCCCACGCGGGGCCGGGCCGACGCCGAACGCGCCGCCGAGGCCCTGCGCGCCCTCGCGGCCAGGTGCCGCATCGACGCGGTGGCCATCGGCAACGGCACGGCCTCGCGCGAGACCGAGGAATTCGTGCGCGGACTGGACCTGCGCACCCCGGAAGGCCGCGCCGTGGACGTCATCGTGGTCAACGAGGCGGGCGCGTCCGTCTATTCCGCGTCCGAAACCGCCCGCAAGGAATTTCCGGACCTGGACCTGACCGTGCGCGGCGCCGTGTCCATCGGCAGGCGGCTCATGGATCCGCTCGCCGAGCTGGTCAAGATCGACCCCAAGTCCATCGGCGTGGGCCAGTATCAGCACGACGTGGACCAGCCCGCCCTGCGCCGCGCCCTGGACGAGGTGGTCCAGAGCTGCGTCGGCGCCGTGGGCGCGGAAGCCAACACGGCCAGCCCGGACCTGCTGCGGGCCGTGCCCGGCATCGGCCCGGCCGTGGCCGACAACATCGTGGCCCACCGCGAGGCGAACGGCCCCTTCAAGACACGCCGCGAGCTGCTCAAGGTCAAGGGCCTCGGCCCCAAGGCGTTCGAGCAGTGCGCGGGCTTCGTGCGCGTTGGCGGCGGACCGGAACCGCTGGACGCCAGCGCCGTGCACCCGGAGCGCTACGGCCTGGTGCGGGAGATGGCCGCGCGCCTGGGCTGCACTGTTGAACAATTGATGAACAATGCTGAACAACGAAAAAAGATCCGCATCGAGGATTTCGTGGACGGCGACGTGGGCCTGCCCACCCTGCGCGACATCCTGGCCGAGCTGGAAAAGCCGGGCCGCGACCCCCGCGCGAGCTTCGAGGTGTTCCGCTTTGCGGACGTGCACGAGCTTTCCGACCTGGAACCGGGCATGGTCCTTCCCGGCATCGTGACCAACGTCACGGCCTTTGGCGCGTTCGTGGACGTGGGCGTGCACCAGGACGGCCTCGTGCACGTCAGCCAGCTCGCGGACCGCTTCGTGCGCGACCCCGCCGAGGTGGTCCGCGCCGGGCAGCAGGTCCGGGCGCGCGTGCTGGAAGTGGACCCGGCCCGCAAGAGAATCGCGCTGAGCATGAAGGGACTGGGAAAATAG
- a CDS encoding DUF2087 domain-containing protein, with protein sequence MSKTLMPYFVGDVSALARSLRQQLQEAERLPGHVEMLNLLVKAGGYRNFQHFKAQHDARAELDAPRPLPAEINYKLVKRFLRLYDGEARLVHWPKKHSERVICLWVIWSRIAARTAYTESELNGLLGKEHLFGDAALLRRFLVDHGLMTRTPDGREYRRVELQPSPEAVEVFRRLHP encoded by the coding sequence GTGTCGAAAACACTCATGCCTTATTTCGTGGGCGACGTTTCCGCTCTGGCCCGCAGCCTTCGGCAGCAATTGCAGGAAGCCGAGCGCCTTCCCGGCCATGTCGAGATGCTGAATCTGCTGGTCAAGGCCGGCGGCTATAGGAATTTCCAGCATTTCAAGGCGCAGCACGATGCCCGCGCCGAACTGGATGCCCCCCGGCCATTGCCCGCGGAAATCAATTACAAGCTCGTGAAGCGATTCCTACGTCTGTACGACGGGGAAGCCCGCCTTGTGCACTGGCCCAAGAAGCACAGCGAGCGGGTCATCTGCCTCTGGGTGATCTGGTCGCGCATTGCCGCCCGCACGGCGTACACGGAGAGCGAGCTTAACGGGCTGCTCGGAAAGGAGCACCTCTTCGGCGATGCCGCGCTGCTCCGGCGCTTTCTTGTGGACCACGGACTCATGACCAGAACCCCTGACGGCCGGGAGTATCGGCGGGTCGAACTCCAGCCGTCGCCGGAAGCCGTGGAGGTATTCCGCCGCCTGCACCCGTAG
- the ppnP gene encoding pyrimidine/purine nucleoside phosphorylase, whose amino-acid sequence MSDFPNVTITKKANVYFDGRVTSRKITFADGSYKTLGIMLPGEYEFGTNQAEVMEIMQGTLKVLLPGAWDWKSVSAGESFEVPSESRFKLVVESLVDYCCSYVD is encoded by the coding sequence ATGTCAGACTTTCCCAATGTGACAATCACCAAGAAGGCCAACGTCTATTTTGACGGCCGGGTCACCAGCCGCAAGATCACCTTTGCCGACGGCTCGTACAAGACGTTGGGGATCATGCTTCCCGGCGAATACGAATTCGGAACGAACCAGGCCGAAGTGATGGAAATCATGCAGGGAACCCTGAAGGTGCTCCTGCCCGGAGCCTGGGACTGGAAGAGCGTGTCCGCCGGCGAGAGCTTCGAGGTTCCCTCGGAATCGCGGTTCAAGCTGGTGGTGGAATCCCTGGTGGACTACTGCTGCTCCTACGTGGACTGA
- a CDS encoding 4Fe-4S binding protein yields MKFLRRFMRPSTRAFFEEADRAGKGFYEKVHGYLYGRWPYTYIGIATGEKKLAALLLFPMLYWINKHNPMRLKAGDERVSFADSYHGKAVPLEEAKRIVTLNRPVHVPDLEHVVPYRQAREIVLRNPENIVLLDCPCRAVRPNPCLPLDVCLIIGDPVAQFILDHQPKRARKIGVEEAVRVLKETDERGHVHHAFFKEAVLGRFYAICNCCSCCCGAIQAHKSGVPMLCSSGYVAVVDHDKCVGCGNCAKYCQFNAMRVQEKDGRKVLRIRPKRCMGCGICVSKCPKDALSLVLAPEKGAPLKVEELLAKSR; encoded by the coding sequence ATGAAGTTTTTGCGGCGGTTCATGCGGCCTTCCACCCGCGCCTTCTTCGAGGAGGCGGACAGGGCGGGAAAAGGGTTTTACGAGAAGGTCCACGGCTATTTATATGGCCGCTGGCCCTATACGTACATCGGCATCGCCACTGGCGAGAAGAAGCTCGCGGCCCTGCTGCTTTTTCCCATGCTCTACTGGATCAACAAGCACAATCCCATGCGCCTGAAGGCCGGGGATGAACGGGTCAGCTTCGCCGACTCCTACCACGGCAAGGCCGTGCCCCTGGAAGAGGCCAAAAGGATCGTGACCCTGAACCGGCCCGTGCACGTGCCGGACCTGGAACACGTCGTGCCCTACCGGCAGGCCCGCGAGATCGTGCTGCGCAACCCGGAAAACATCGTGCTCCTGGATTGCCCCTGCCGGGCCGTGCGGCCCAATCCCTGCCTGCCTCTCGACGTCTGCCTGATCATCGGCGACCCCGTGGCCCAGTTCATTCTCGACCACCAGCCCAAGCGGGCGCGCAAGATCGGCGTGGAGGAGGCCGTGCGCGTGCTCAAGGAGACGGACGAGCGCGGCCACGTGCACCATGCGTTCTTCAAGGAGGCGGTGCTGGGCCGCTTCTATGCCATCTGCAACTGCTGCTCCTGCTGCTGCGGGGCCATCCAGGCGCACAAGTCGGGCGTGCCCATGCTTTGCTCGTCGGGCTACGTGGCCGTGGTGGATCATGACAAATGCGTGGGCTGCGGGAATTGCGCCAAGTATTGCCAGTTCAACGCCATGCGCGTGCAGGAAAAGGACGGGCGCAAGGTGCTGCGCATCCGGCCGAAACGCTGCATGGGCTGCGGCATCTGCGTGTCGAAATGCCCCAAGGACGCGCTCTCGCTTGTGCTTGCGCCGGAAAAGGGCGCTCCGCTCAAGGTCGAGGAATTGTTGGCCAAGAGCCGGTAG
- a CDS encoding PIN domain-containing protein: MSRYGFPLLLLWLLIGLAAPPAAESCQEDFEWGVNRMDNAEAAADRKDWAAAEEYYKEAVYGFERAAQVCDADNAAQARENADLARKNVRLCEENQVLAQGNELSQQASDAFHRGVEQFGNGKYPEAANSFAEAERLYRSASTKLKDGSSALKNADTAAENAEKSRRKQASQEVAATKATNDALDEAIDDASKKASKEAGEKEGEKEGEKAFARKVLRIKANTYYELGLKLFGDNRLPESQKQFEYALAAYSKLLPELKDKEREEAADRIQTCEAKLALIRERLERKADAATVGKTPPPADCMTAMRRGMELRTQCGNAGKCPAAAEAFEAAAAVCTSARAKLARDLAEQLR; encoded by the coding sequence ATGTCCCGATACGGCTTTCCGTTGCTCTTGCTGTGGCTGCTCATCGGGCTTGCCGCCCCTCCCGCGGCGGAATCCTGCCAGGAGGACTTCGAGTGGGGGGTGAACCGCATGGACAACGCCGAAGCCGCCGCAGACCGCAAGGACTGGGCGGCTGCGGAAGAATATTACAAGGAAGCCGTCTACGGTTTCGAGCGGGCCGCCCAGGTCTGCGACGCGGACAACGCGGCCCAAGCCCGCGAGAACGCCGATCTGGCGAGAAAGAACGTCAGGCTTTGCGAGGAGAACCAGGTTCTCGCCCAGGGGAATGAGCTTTCCCAGCAGGCAAGCGACGCCTTCCATCGTGGGGTGGAACAATTCGGCAACGGGAAATACCCGGAGGCGGCGAACTCCTTTGCCGAGGCCGAACGCCTTTACCGTTCCGCCTCGACAAAGCTGAAGGACGGCAGCTCCGCACTCAAGAACGCGGACACGGCGGCTGAAAACGCGGAAAAATCGCGCCGCAAGCAGGCGTCGCAGGAAGTAGCGGCGACAAAGGCCACCAACGACGCCCTCGATGAAGCCATCGACGACGCGAGCAAAAAAGCGAGCAAAGAGGCGGGCGAAAAAGAGGGTGAAAAAGAGGGCGAAAAAGCCTTTGCCCGGAAAGTGCTCCGCATCAAGGCGAATACGTACTACGAACTCGGCCTGAAACTGTTCGGAGACAACCGGCTGCCCGAAAGCCAAAAGCAGTTCGAGTACGCTCTGGCAGCGTACTCCAAGCTGCTGCCCGAGCTGAAGGACAAGGAACGGGAGGAGGCCGCGGACAGGATCCAGACCTGCGAGGCGAAACTTGCCCTCATCCGCGAACGGCTCGAAAGGAAGGCGGATGCGGCTACGGTCGGGAAGACGCCCCCTCCTGCGGACTGCATGACAGCCATGCGCAGGGGCATGGAGCTGCGGACGCAGTGCGGCAATGCTGGAAAATGCCCCGCTGCCGCCGAGGCGTTCGAAGCTGCCGCCGCCGTCTGCACCTCGGCACGGGCCAAACTGGCCCGCGACCTTGCCGAGCAGCTGCGCTAG
- the typA gene encoding translational GTPase TypA: protein MNISSRNENLRNIAIIAHVDHGKTTLVDAMFRQSGLFRENQEVQDRLMDSMDLERERGITIAAKNCSVQWKGIKINIIDTPGHADFGGEVERSLSMADGAVLLVDASEGPLPQTRFVLQKALGRGLPIIVVVNKVDRPDARVAEVLDEIYDLFIDLDANEEQLEFPLLYAIGREGVAMTNPETKGTDLTPLFELILKEIPGPGFDTEAPFQMLVSDLGYSDYLGRLAIGKVFNGHVHANDALVCIKAGGDAAPLRVTRLQTYQGPRVVPVESVEPGDIVVLSGIEAVKIGDTICTKEQPKALPRISVDEPTVSMRFAINTSPLAGREGKLVQANKIRERLEKEALMNVAIRVEDGAERDSFIVKGRGEFQMAILVETMRREGFELTVGRPEVILKKVDDKVLEPIERLFVDCGDEFTGVVTEKISARKGRMVNMTNNGSGRVRMEFSVPSRSLIGYRDEFLTDTKGTGLLNSYLEGYGEHRGEFPTRRTGSIVADRAGSAVAYGLFHLEPRGELFVVPGDPIYDGMIVGERNKAGDIEVNPCKEKKLTNMRASGKDEALTLTPVRPMSLERAIHFISEDELVEVTPQSIRLRKQALNPHDRRLAEKRKKGI, encoded by the coding sequence ATGAATATCAGCTCGAGAAACGAGAATCTGCGCAATATCGCAATCATTGCGCACGTCGACCATGGCAAGACCACCCTCGTGGACGCCATGTTTCGGCAGTCCGGCCTGTTCCGGGAGAACCAGGAAGTCCAGGATCGGCTCATGGACAGCATGGACCTGGAGCGGGAACGGGGCATCACCATCGCCGCCAAGAACTGCTCCGTGCAGTGGAAGGGCATCAAGATCAACATCATCGACACGCCCGGCCACGCCGACTTCGGCGGCGAGGTGGAGCGGTCGTTGTCCATGGCCGACGGCGCCGTGCTGCTTGTGGATGCGTCCGAGGGGCCGCTGCCCCAGACGCGCTTCGTGCTCCAGAAGGCGCTGGGACGCGGCCTGCCCATCATCGTGGTGGTCAACAAGGTCGACCGTCCGGACGCCCGCGTGGCCGAGGTTCTGGACGAAATCTACGACCTCTTCATCGACCTGGACGCCAACGAGGAGCAGCTGGAATTCCCGCTGCTCTACGCCATCGGCCGCGAGGGCGTGGCCATGACGAACCCGGAGACCAAGGGCACGGACCTGACCCCGCTCTTCGAACTCATCCTGAAAGAAATTCCCGGTCCCGGCTTCGACACCGAGGCCCCGTTCCAGATGCTCGTCTCGGACCTGGGTTATTCGGACTATCTGGGCCGCCTGGCCATCGGCAAGGTCTTCAACGGACACGTCCACGCCAACGACGCCCTGGTCTGCATCAAGGCCGGAGGCGATGCCGCGCCCCTGCGCGTGACGCGTCTTCAGACCTACCAGGGGCCGCGCGTCGTGCCCGTGGAAAGCGTCGAGCCCGGCGACATCGTCGTGCTCTCCGGCATCGAGGCCGTGAAGATCGGCGACACCATCTGCACCAAGGAGCAGCCCAAGGCCCTGCCGCGCATCAGCGTGGACGAGCCCACGGTGTCCATGCGCTTCGCCATCAACACCTCGCCGCTGGCGGGGCGCGAGGGCAAGCTGGTCCAGGCCAACAAGATCCGCGAGCGCCTGGAAAAGGAAGCCCTGATGAACGTGGCCATCCGCGTCGAGGACGGCGCGGAGCGCGACAGCTTCATCGTCAAGGGACGCGGCGAGTTCCAGATGGCCATTCTCGTGGAAACCATGCGCCGCGAGGGCTTCGAGCTCACCGTGGGGCGGCCCGAGGTCATCCTCAAGAAGGTGGACGACAAGGTGCTTGAACCCATCGAGCGTCTTTTCGTGGACTGCGGCGACGAATTCACCGGCGTGGTCACGGAAAAGATTTCCGCCCGCAAAGGCCGCATGGTCAACATGACCAACAACGGTTCGGGCCGGGTGCGCATGGAGTTTTCCGTGCCGTCCCGCTCCCTGATCGGCTACCGCGACGAATTCCTCACGGATACCAAGGGCACGGGCCTGCTGAACTCCTACCTGGAGGGCTACGGCGAGCATCGGGGCGAGTTTCCGACCCGGCGCACCGGCTCCATCGTGGCGGACCGCGCGGGCAGCGCCGTCGCCTACGGCCTCTTCCACCTGGAGCCGCGCGGCGAGCTTTTCGTGGTTCCCGGCGACCCCATCTACGACGGCATGATCGTGGGCGAGCGCAACAAGGCGGGCGACATCGAAGTCAACCCCTGCAAGGAAAAGAAGCTCACGAACATGCGCGCCTCCGGCAAGGACGAAGCCCTGACCCTGACCCCGGTGCGGCCCATGAGCCTGGAGCGGGCCATCCACTTCATCAGCGAGGACGAGCTGGTGGAGGTCACTCCCCAGTCCATCCGGCTGCGCAAGCAGGCGCTCAACCCGCACGACAGGCGGCTGGCCGAGAAGCGCAAAAAGGGCATCTAG
- a CDS encoding septal ring lytic transglycosylase RlpA family protein, whose amino-acid sequence MYRTTVLTVLTAALLLSGCASMDGIFGRPAPSRPNYGGYSAPGSSVAPGRQYDPKTQPYTVMGKRYYPMQSAAGYDEVGTASWYGADFDGKPTASGDIYNMNAMTAAHKTLPLGTIVQVTNLDNGRRVDLLVNDRGPFVGTRVIDLSYAAARALGSAQAGLARVRIQAVGTATARGAVPIRQAANETPRPAPRRSAPERVASAASGCDVQVGAFRDPANAEKVVQHLRSKGFDSAHIARVNSGGGTLNLVRVRMPDKSRAQQALQQVRLYYPSSFISS is encoded by the coding sequence ATGTACCGAACCACTGTCCTGACCGTCCTCACCGCCGCGCTGCTGCTTTCCGGCTGCGCGTCCATGGACGGGATCTTCGGCAGGCCCGCTCCCTCGCGCCCGAACTACGGAGGCTACTCGGCCCCCGGTTCGAGCGTCGCACCAGGCCGCCAGTACGACCCCAAGACCCAGCCGTACACCGTCATGGGCAAGCGCTACTATCCGATGCAAAGCGCCGCCGGATACGACGAAGTCGGCACCGCCTCCTGGTACGGCGCGGACTTTGACGGCAAGCCCACGGCCAGCGGCGACATTTATAACATGAACGCCATGACCGCCGCGCACAAGACCCTGCCCCTGGGCACCATCGTCCAGGTCACGAACCTGGACAATGGACGCCGGGTCGATCTCCTGGTCAACGACCGGGGGCCGTTCGTGGGCACGCGGGTCATCGACCTCTCCTACGCCGCGGCCCGCGCCCTGGGCAGCGCCCAGGCGGGACTGGCGCGCGTGCGCATCCAGGCCGTGGGCACGGCCACGGCACGCGGCGCAGTGCCGATCCGGCAAGCGGCGAACGAGACTCCGCGCCCGGCTCCGCGCCGCAGCGCTCCCGAACGAGTCGCTTCGGCTGCTTCGGGCTGTGACGTGCAGGTGGGCGCCTTCCGCGATCCGGCCAACGCGGAGAAGGTCGTGCAACACCTGCGCAGCAAGGGTTTCGACAGCGCCCACATCGCCCGCGTGAACTCCGGCGGCGGCACGCTCAACCTCGTCCGGGTGCGCATGCCGGACAAGAGCCGCGCGCAGCAGGCCCTGCAACAGGTCCGGCTCTACTACCCGTCGAGCTTCATCTCGTCCTGA
- a CDS encoding chemotaxis protein, giving the protein MPHNNILLESGTNELEIVEFYMNEAPRKGGEGFERSYYGINVAKVLEILRMPDLTELPEISHPAVLGAFNLRNRIIPLVDLGVWLRKKIVEAEAPKIIVTEFNKVTTAFRVSGVTRIHRVSWGNVESPNFYVSSLAANSITGVVKIEDRIIYILDMEKIVAELSPQHLSSSFADEELRARLLSKRPKLLVVDDSALARNVVRDLLVDVGARVTLATNGREALETLQGWKREAVESGRPITDFVNAVVSDVEMPVMDGHSLTLRIKEDAVLRGLPVVLCSSIVSSTLAHKGESVGADAQISKADMQDLPEALAGLLPA; this is encoded by the coding sequence ATGCCGCATAACAATATTCTTCTCGAATCCGGAACCAACGAGCTCGAAATCGTCGAGTTCTACATGAACGAGGCTCCCCGCAAGGGCGGAGAAGGCTTCGAGCGCAGCTATTACGGCATCAACGTGGCCAAGGTGCTCGAAATCCTTCGCATGCCCGATCTGACGGAGCTTCCGGAAATTTCCCACCCGGCCGTTCTCGGCGCGTTCAACCTGCGCAACCGGATCATTCCCCTCGTGGATCTCGGTGTCTGGCTGCGCAAGAAAATCGTCGAGGCCGAGGCGCCCAAGATCATCGTCACCGAGTTCAACAAGGTCACCACCGCCTTCCGGGTTTCCGGCGTGACCCGCATCCACCGCGTCAGCTGGGGCAACGTGGAATCGCCGAATTTCTACGTTTCCAGCCTTGCCGCCAATTCCATCACCGGGGTGGTCAAGATCGAGGACCGGATCATCTACATCCTGGACATGGAAAAGATCGTGGCCGAGCTGAGCCCGCAGCATCTTTCCTCCTCGTTCGCCGACGAGGAGCTGCGCGCGCGGCTGCTGAGCAAGCGGCCGAAGCTCCTCGTGGTGGACGATTCCGCCCTGGCCCGCAACGTTGTCCGCGACCTGCTGGTGGACGTGGGCGCGCGCGTGACCCTGGCCACCAACGGCCGGGAGGCGCTGGAGACGCTTCAGGGCTGGAAACGCGAGGCCGTGGAGTCGGGACGGCCCATAACGGACTTCGTGAACGCGGTGGTCTCGGACGTGGAAATGCCGGTCATGGACGGCCACAGCCTGACCTTGCGGATCAAGGAGGACGCGGTGCTGCGCGGTCTGCCCGTGGTGCTCTGCTCGTCCATCGTTTCGAGCACGCTCGCGCACAAGGGCGAATCCGTGGGCGCGGACGCCCAGATTTCCAAGGCGGACATGCAGGATTTGCCGGAGGCTCTGGCCGGGCTGCTGCCGGCCTAG